The genomic window ATGCAACTGACACAGCCAATAAAGCATACTATTCGGAGAGATTATGGACAGCGGTTATTCTGTGAACACAGCCGAAATGTGGGACTATTTCTTTGAGGACGCCGAAACAGTGTATGATATTGAACTGTATCTCAATCTTTTAAGCGACCAACAAAAAAGCACTGGTACAACACTGGATGTCGGTTGTGGAACCGGACGTTTTTCACTGCCGCTGCACCAGCAGGGGCATAAAGTTGTCGGCATAGATTCAAGTGAACCCATGCTCGATATCTTCAAAAGTAAAGTTCAAAATATCGATACGCATCCAGAGCTTGTGCACACAGCCTTTGAAGACTTTGCCCCATCACACAATTTTGACGGTATTGTTGCCTTTTACCTGATGCAATTCATGCTCGATCGTACGGAGGCTATTACCTTCTTTAAAAAGGCACACTCGCTGCTCGCTCCTGACGGTGTCTTTCTTTTTTCTGTCTACAACTCACTAGGAATCTGGAATCCTGCGGGTTGGTCGCTTACTCACACTCGTGAATTGGAAGAAGGTTTTGCGCGTGCTGAATACGTATTCAACCCGATTGATAATTTGAAAGGAATCGTTAAAGCGGCGGACTATCGAGTCCTGCGCACAAATGGCTCTTACGCTATTGATTACTACACCAAGCTCATCAGGCTTTACTCATTAGCTGAGTACAAAATCATGCTGCAAGAAGCAGGTTTCAATAACATTCAAGTCTTTGTCGACAATAAAGCAGAACCAATTACTGATGCAGACCAGTATGGTATCAAGCTCTATATTGCCGCCCGCAAATAGATCCAAGCAGTTTTTGCTGTAACTGCCTTACACCATGAGCATACAGCAGTTATAACTTACCGTACATTTGCGATTATTTCTTAGCCCGCTTCTGGCAAACACACATTAAACTGTAGGAGCTTCTATGCCACAGACCATATATGAAGGTACTCTTGGTGCAACTGAAATAGTGCATAAAATTACCCCGCCAAATCTGGATATTGATGCCTATTTCCCTGTTGAAAATCCAGAAAACTTCTGGAACATGCGTTCAACCCGTATCCGCAGAAACGGGGAAGTTCTTACAGATAATTTTGAATGGAAAATTCATGGCAAGATTGTCTCAAACGGAAAACCAGCATGGTTGCTTGGCGACAATAATCCAATGTTGCTTGTCATTAGTAAGGACGAAGACGGCATTCAGCACCATGCAGATTTGCAACCTAAGGGTAGATCAGAAAGTTTTTCACCACCATGGACCAGCCTTTCCAACAACGCTGAATTTGGACAACGGAAGGCATGCCCATATATTCTTTCCGAATCCGATGGTGGACAAATTCCGGCATATTTGAATTCACAAATGACTGGATACGAAACCATCAGCCTTCCAGCCGGTATTTTTCAGAATTGTGTCCGAGTTGATACTTACTACCAGCGCGCCACAGGAACTATCTACAATTCTGTAGTTCACTTTGCACCCGGCGTAGGACTTGTTCGCTATAAATTCAGACAAATTGATCCGTCCATAAACTCCGTTGTTGTCGTAGGCACACTGGAGCTAGAACACGCCATGGTTAATGATGTGATCTATGGCACCAAGTAGCATTGGCTGGACTATAAGCAACTGCGAACAACACTCTGTGCTTGTAGAAACAATTATTGCAATGCAAAAAATTGAGCCGCAGTTTCGAGATCAACAAACCTCTGCCTACCCTTCTTCACCGGAAGGGCAGGCAGAGATTTTTTTACAAAAAGCAAAGGCAATTGCTTTTTACAAAGAGCTTCTTTCGCTTTTCACCATATATTGGAAGCAAAATATGGTCTCGACTTCACGTCGTGTAGATTTTGCAAAAGCACAAAAAGAATACGGCACTGTACTGCGCACCTTATCGCGCCAACTTGCCACACTTTCGCAACAAAGCCCTGTGCCCACATCTTTTTTGCAACCAATGGAGAATAAACGTGATACACTACCTCAAAAAAATGATCCGGAAAAAGCAAATAACAGCGCTCTGGCTCAGCAAAAGCAACAGGAACAACATTACCAGCATGAATATTTCAAACTGGTTGCAAGCATTGACGACCAAAGCCACCCAGCACTTACGGATACATTAACCTGCCTTCCTCGAAGTATTCGTAAAAAACAATGGATTGCAACGAGCCAAAACTGGGAACATCAGGCAGATCAACTTGATAATATTTTTGATAAAATTACTGCTGTACGACACCAGATCGCTCTCTGCTACGGAAAACAACAATACTCCGAGGTATTACGGCAAAAACAAAACGCATCAGGCTGTACTTCCGCATTTACCGAAGCCGTTGCGATGCCATGCCGGTCGATCTTATCCAAACTTCAGCGCGAAAAAAAACGTACACTACATCTTACCCGCCTTCGACCGTTTGATGCCGCAACACGCAATGCAAGAGGATTTGATGGACATAAGGATTGGTGCACTAAAACAAGCACAGTCTTAGCTACCATGCACCCATCGCTATCAGCTCTTTTTCAAGATATCATCAATGAAGGACTGTATGACTTAACACCGCGCACGGGGAAAGCGCCAGAATCATTTTGCCTGCCACTACCCTACAGTAAAAAAGCATTTTTATTTCTACAGTTACGCGGTGGACGGAAAGACATCATGACTGGTTTTCATGAGCTGGGACATGCCTTCCATAGTATATTGTCAGCCTCTAACGACTCTGCCAGTGTAACGACAAAAATCGTCCCGGAAACCAGTGAGTTTTTTGCTCTTACGCTTGAGTTACTCGCAGCAGAACACCTTGCTGTCTATTACACCGATCCTGACGCTGCTAAATGGGCAAAGCGAAAGTTCATCGAAAGCATCTTGCAGGTTTTTCTTACACATCACACGCTGTATCATTTTGAACATGCTATATACAGTGCCAAGCATACCTCTCTGCAACGCAGACAGCTTTTTGCTGCACTTATCTCAAAAAACTTAGGGCAGATTGATTATGCAGGCTATGAAACAGCACTTGAATTATGGATGTACCGCATTCCCTTGCTTATCAGTTCTCCAGGATACTTTTCCAATTACGCGATGACCCAGCTTGGAGCTCTTTTTTTCTTTGACCAGATACAAAAAGGCGTTGCGACTATTGAAGATGTACTTTCTTTAGTGAAGTACAAAGGACATTTTAAGCTTGATGCTATATTTAATGAAATAGGGTTTTCCATTACGCCTGAAACCATTCAAAAGACAATTCAAAGTATCTCTACTCTTCTTGAAAAAAAGTAAGGCGACACCATTAGTGCCGCCTTACGTAAGGAAACATCCGATTACTGGATTGGAATACACGATAACAACCGTTCGCCAAAATCTGCCCGCTCAATCCTCTCTACCACCCTTCCATTCTTCAAAAGAAGTGCTGCATCGCAGTACGAAGAAACAAACTCAAAATCATGGGTTACAATTGCCACAGTCGACCCAGCGGCTGATGCATGCGAAATCTGGTTCCCCACAGCCTGCATGCTCCGGGCATCCAGCCCTGATGTAGGCTCATCAAGAATTAGTATACGAGGATGATTCACGGTAGCTAAGGCAAACACAAGACGCTGCTGCTGCCCCGCAGAAAGGTACTGTGGATGCGCATTGTGCAACTCTTCTAAACCAAGTTCGTGTAACAATTCTTCAGGATCTACTTCGCTTTTTTCTCGACGTGCTGATACAAGCTCTTCCATCACAGTTGGAAAAAAAAGTTGATGACTGCTTTCCTGCAACACCAAGCCTGTTGCATTTAATCGCTGACGTGCTCGCATTTTTCCACGCCCTTCATCATAAATAGCCCCTTCTGAAGGTTCGAATAGACCGGAGAGTAATTTAGAAAACGTAGTTTTTCCCGAACCGTTCTGCCCAATAATCGCTATTTTTTCACTATATCCTAGATCAACAGATAAATTGTGCAATACGCGTTTTCCACTTCGCGGATAGGAAAAAGAAAGTTTTTTAACAGATAGATTAGGTGCATCCTTTTGCTCTTCAGTCACAGAGGCTTCCCGTGCAGGTATTGAACACATTGCAGACTCATTCACGAAACTCTGCAAGTCCAGCGCCCGTAGCCCCCACTGCTGCATAGCAGCATTCTCCGGTAAGGCTCCCTGACAAAAAACTTTCTCGATGCTCCCATTTTTCAGGACTAGAATTGAATCCAGCACATCTGCCAAATAATGAAGCCGGTGCTCTGCAAGAATGATTGTTTTCTTCTTTTTTTTGAGAATCTTCACAATCTGATTCAAATTGATAACCCCTGCATAATCTAAATTAGCAGAAGGCTCATCCAGTAAATAAACTTCTGCGCCAGCAGCATAGATGGCTGCAAAAGATACCTTTTGCTGTTCTCCACTAGAAAGCTCATACATTTTTTTTCCACGCAGATGATTTATGGAAAAAAGGTCA from Halodesulfovibrio sp. includes these protein-coding regions:
- a CDS encoding class I SAM-dependent methyltransferase — translated: MDSGYSVNTAEMWDYFFEDAETVYDIELYLNLLSDQQKSTGTTLDVGCGTGRFSLPLHQQGHKVVGIDSSEPMLDIFKSKVQNIDTHPELVHTAFEDFAPSHNFDGIVAFYLMQFMLDRTEAITFFKKAHSLLAPDGVFLFSVYNSLGIWNPAGWSLTHTRELEEGFARAEYVFNPIDNLKGIVKAADYRVLRTNGSYAIDYYTKLIRLYSLAEYKIMLQEAGFNNIQVFVDNKAEPITDADQYGIKLYIAARK
- a CDS encoding M3 family metallopeptidase, whose product is MAPSSIGWTISNCEQHSVLVETIIAMQKIEPQFRDQQTSAYPSSPEGQAEIFLQKAKAIAFYKELLSLFTIYWKQNMVSTSRRVDFAKAQKEYGTVLRTLSRQLATLSQQSPVPTSFLQPMENKRDTLPQKNDPEKANNSALAQQKQQEQHYQHEYFKLVASIDDQSHPALTDTLTCLPRSIRKKQWIATSQNWEHQADQLDNIFDKITAVRHQIALCYGKQQYSEVLRQKQNASGCTSAFTEAVAMPCRSILSKLQREKKRTLHLTRLRPFDAATRNARGFDGHKDWCTKTSTVLATMHPSLSALFQDIINEGLYDLTPRTGKAPESFCLPLPYSKKAFLFLQLRGGRKDIMTGFHELGHAFHSILSASNDSASVTTKIVPETSEFFALTLELLAAEHLAVYYTDPDAAKWAKRKFIESILQVFLTHHTLYHFEHAIYSAKHTSLQRRQLFAALISKNLGQIDYAGYETALELWMYRIPLLISSPGYFSNYAMTQLGALFFFDQIQKGVATIEDVLSLVKYKGHFKLDAIFNEIGFSITPETIQKTIQSISTLLEKK
- a CDS encoding ABC transporter ATP-binding protein; translated protein: MKKKNALKIHNFSFRYAGKEEFALQNICLDVQEGECIVLAGESGCGKSTLLRCLNGIIPHLLKGEVQGEIAVFGNELGKNMSLEELSAVTGSVFQNPRSQFFHIDVTDEIAFGPESMGLSHEEIVCRVDEAFDLFSINHLRGKKMYELSSGEQQKVSFAAIYAAGAEVYLLDEPSANLDYAGVINLNQIVKILKKKKKTIILAEHRLHYLADVLDSILVLKNGSIEKVFCQGALPENAAMQQWGLRALDLQSFVNESAMCSIPAREASVTEEQKDAPNLSVKKLSFSYPRSGKRVLHNLSVDLGYSEKIAIIGQNGSGKTTFSKLLSGLFEPSEGAIYDEGRGKMRARQRLNATGLVLQESSHQLFFPTVMEELVSARREKSEVDPEELLHELGLEELHNAHPQYLSAGQQQRLVFALATVNHPRILILDEPTSGLDARSMQAVGNQISHASAAGSTVAIVTHDFEFVSSYCDAALLLKNGRVVERIERADFGERLLSCIPIQ